The stretch of DNA TCCTGCCTGTACGAGCTTTTTGTTTGTTATGGAACGAGACAACACTGGACTTCCGGCGATGCGCCAGTACCCGAGACGGGAATTGCCCCACTGGTAAGCCTGCCATTCCGGTATCCCCAGCTTCCGCAGGTTTTGTACTTTTGTTCGCGGCTTTTTCCACTGTTTCCAGATGTACATCCGCAGTCGTCTTCGCAACCATTCGCTCCAGCTTTGCAGGATCCGTTTCATGTCGGCCACATAGTAGTAACCAATCCATCCCCGAATGTAGACTTTTACCTTTTCCATGACTTGGCGAACATTTCTGCCCTGGCTGCGACTTGTGAGTTCTTTCAACTTCTTCTTCGCTTTTGCGAGGGATTGTCCATGGGCACGGATATACATGCCGTTCTTGTTCTTTCCCAGGGCAAAGCCGAGAAATTTGAAGTGCTTTCGAGCCACTACGCTACCGACCTTACTTTTCTGCGTATTGATCTGGAGTCTCAGTTTGGTCTCCAGGTACTTTCCGCAGGATTCCAGTAGCCGCACCGCTGCCCGTTTGCTTTTGGCAAGCACCACAATATCGTCCGCATAGCGGATGACGTTCACTCCGCGGCCTTTCATCTCTTGGTCAAATTCGTTCAGGTAGATGTTCGCCAGAAGCGGCGACAGGGGGCCTCCCTGAGGGGAGCCTTCTTCTGTTTTGCAGTGCACCCCGTTCTCCATAACCCCACTTTTCAGGTATCTCTTAATCAGTTCGGTTACGCGTCTGTCCTGAATTTGTTTGCGCAAAAGATGCATAAGCAGCTCATGATTCAGCGTGTCGAAGTATTTGGAGAGGTCGATTTCTACTGCGTAGCCGTATCCCTGTTCTGCATAGTCTTTCACCTTGCGAATGGCCTGTTGTGCGCTCCGACCGGGGCGGTAGCCATAGCTTCCCTCCGAGAAGAGCGGCTCGAACAGGGGCTGGAGCTGCTGGGCGACTGCCTGCTGAATCACTCGGTCTACGACCGTGGGTATGCCAAGCTTCCGTACTCCGCTTCCATCTGCTTTGGGAATTTCCTTGCGCCGTACTGGGCTGGGCTTGTATCTGCCTTCCCGGATCTTTTGCAACAGCTCGTCTCTATGTTCCTGCAGCCAGGGTAGCGCGTCTTCTACGGTCATTCCGTCGATTCCTGGCGCTCCATGGTTGCGTTTGACCTGTTTGTAGGCTCTGTTCAGATTGTCTCTGTCCAGAATCTGCTCCAGCAGGTCTGTTGCACCGCCTCTTTCTTTACGTTCCCGAGTGCCGGCGCTCCGCACTCCCGCATGCTCTTCGCGTTCCACGCTATCCCTTTGCAGGTAGCCCTTTCGGTATTCTGCTTTCATCGCGTCAGCTCTCCTTTCGGTATGTACTCGAGACTTACGATTGTTCGGCCCTTCCCCGAAAAAAAAAAAAACCTTCCGGGTACTATGGCCTCTGCTGACTTCTCACAGCAAGCTTTACTCCGTCTTTCGGTTTTTTTTCCTACTTGTCGTCTGTGAGACCTCCCCGGGTAAGAGCGATAACCTTCCCCTCATCTATCTGCCACATTTACACCATGGGATTCGGGCAGTATTGGACTTTGCTTTGTAGTGCAAGCTCGTCCGTCCCATGATGCCTTCTATGTGATTTCTGTTCGTCAGACCGAGGGTTTGCCTCCGGCTTCCTTCAGATTCCGCCTCGCGGCGGACACCCTTGCCTTCAGCTAACAGTTCCTACTGCCAAGCCTGTAGCGGACTTTCACCGCCGAGTTATCGCCCATGCCGGGCGCACACAAAAGAACAAGGGCCGGGAGAATATTCTCCCGGCCCTTGTTCTAGCAATCTCTTACATTCTATGTATGCCCACCAATTGGCAGGCTACTCTTTGTTGTTTAAAGCTTCATAGAGAAGAGCGAGGTTCCGTTCCAATTTGCTCAGGATTTGCTTTCCGACCAATTCATCGACCAGCCCCGCTCTTACGGCAAAATCCACTTCCTTGGAGAACCCAAACATTTGAGTATCCAATACTTCCTCATAGAGAGGGCAATAACGGGTCGCCAGGTTCTCCATCTGTACTTCAATTAACTTCTCTATTTTATCGGCATCTTCCTGAAGAAGACTCAACGCTTTTAAATTCAGCTGCTCTTGCAAATCAGATAAAGTCATGCATCTTCCCCCTCTCTCTGTTGACTAAAGGTTCACCCATCTAACTTTAATATTAGTCGAAATTGAAGAGCAATACAAGGACTCCTTTGAAACAGTCGTCCTAAAAAAGCCAGCCTATATATGAAAAATCACCCTCTCCGGCTAAGAAAGGGTGACCCTGCTTGATTTATTCAGATACAACTTCAACCTTCAGGTTGTGCTTAGCAAACACCTCGACCAGCGCTTTCTTAGCTTCCTCTGCATCCGGGCCATGAACATGAAGCTCATAGCTATGACTGGATACAAGTGTTGTAAACAGGCCAAGAATGCTTTTTACATCGATGTACTTATTGTCAGCTTGCAGCACAATGGAAGAAGAGAATTTACCTGCAGTTTGGGCAATTTCCACAACCGCCTCATTGTTGGTGGCCATATAGATCCCTCCGTCTTTTGCTTTGGCATAGTATAATTATACTATACATTGAATCCGCTTTCTCGGCAAGGAAATTTCACCTTGAGGGCTGTTTGCTTCCTACTTCAAATTCTCTGGATTCAAGGCTTCAAGCTCAGGAAGCACGAAGATGCCATCCTTTCGAATAAGACGATCATCAAAATATATCTCCCCGCCGCCATACTCAGGACGCTGAATCAACACAAGATCCCAGTGGATAGAGGAACGGTTTCCGTTATCTGCGATTTCGTATGCTTGGCCTGGAGTAAAATGCAGGCTTCCCGCGATCTTCTCATCAAACAACGTGTCCTTCATAGGATGCAAAATATAAGGGTTAAAGCCGATGGCAAATTCGCCAATATAGCGTGCTCCCTCATCAGAATTCAGAATCTCATTAATTCGTTCATTATCATTGCTGGTCGCTTCAACAATACGGCCGTTCTCAAAACGGAAGCTTACATTCTCGAAAGTTATTCCGTTATAAAGGGAAGCCGCATTATAGCTGATTGTGCCATTTACAGAGTCGCGGATAGGAGCCGTATAAACTTCGCCATCCGGAATATTGCATTCACCAGAGCACTTGATGGCATCAATTCCCTTAATGGAGAACTGCAAATCCGTGCCTGGTCCAACAATCCGAACTTTATCAGTGCGCTTCATTAAGGCAGCAAGAGCGTCCTGCGCACGATCCATCTTCGCATAGTCCAAATTGCAGACATCAAAATAGAAATCTTCAAATGCCTCAGTGCTCATGTTCGCCAGTTGAGCCATGCTCGCATTCGGATAGCGCAGCACAACCCATTTGGTGTGCTTGACACGCTGTTCACTATGTACGGGATGGTTGTATAGAGTGTTGTAGAGCCTCATTTTTTCTTCAGGGACATCAGCAAGATCATTGACATTCTCACCTGCACGAATGCCAATATAGCAGTGCATCTTCTTCATCCGATTCAAATCAATATCCGCCCAAGTTTTAATCTGCTCTTCCGTCGCATTCATCAGCATTGCGCGCTGTGTTGTCTTGTCTGTAAGTTGGACGAACGGATTTCCACCATGTTTCGCAACCTCTTCTACAATCGCATTGATCAAATCGCGCTCAGAGCCGATCATTTCTACCAGCACATTTTCTCCAGGCTGCACTTTAACCGAATAGCCCACAAGGTTTTGTGCTAATTTTTGAATCCTAGGATCCTTCATTTCTGTCTTCCTCCCAACCTTTATGAATCGATTACTATTGTAGCATGGCAAAAAGTTAAAGTCAGCTAAACCTGAAGAATGCCCGGCTATTTATAGCCTGTAAACCGCGAATCGTTCCAAAGCGACTCCATACGCCGCGTTCCCTTTCTATCCAAATAACGAATTTGGGTGCTCGAAGTCAGACGGATGGGAAGACCACTTTTCCGGTCAATGGTTAAATGATACAAACTCTGGACTTGAGCTGTATCCAGCATGGAGTTCATCTCCGCCTGGCTCTTTTTCCAAACCTCAACGCCCTTAGCTTGATAGGAAGCACGCTCGATTAGCGGAAGCTGCTTAAGTCCGAGCTCCCACTCTTGTCTTAAGTCCGCCATCTCCCCGGTAAGCAAATCCCTCAAATAGCTCGATTCGTCTGCCGGATCGGTTTGAATTCTAAGCACACGGGTGCCCCGTGCCGCTCCCTTCTCCAAAGTGACCTGCTTCTTCATGACATGAAGCTTCTCTAATTCAGCCAGCGGGTGAAGCCGCGCTATAGATTGAGCCAGCCCAGGAAGGTTTTTCACCGTTTCAGCACCGCCCTTTACGGACCAAGTAGTGCCTGTCAACTTCATCTCAAGCGGCTTGAATTGTTGCGTGCGAAGCGTCCTATCTGCGGCTTTAAGCACCTTCTCCTGACTGGCAAGTTTGGCCTTCAAGGTGAGCGATGTATGATTCTTTAATTCCCCAGTGTAAGCAAAGGCCTCAGGCTGAGCATTTTCCCCCTCCACCATCAAAGCTGCTTCTCCGCGGAACTTGAGCGTATCGCTTCCGGCAAGCCCAGCCCATGTCAGCTCGAACCACTGCTGCGGAGTCTTCCCTACCGTACAACTTGCAGTTAACAATACCCCGCACGAAGCAAATAAGCATAGTACCAACCGCCATAACCGCACATGCTTCACCCCTTCAAAGAAAGTTAATGATAAACCTTTAGTTGTAGGCTATCCCGTGAAAAGCAGGATATGCGTTATGAAGTTGTAGGCAAAAAAAGACATCCTGTCACAGGATGTCTTCACGCTCATATAATTTGGAAATCCCTGTACCATCTTCATCTAAATCTGCAACCTCAACACGGTTTCTTCCGCCATTCTTGGCCCGGTATAGAGCCATATCAGCTCGATAAAATAAGGCCTCCACACTGATTTTGGCATCCGTGCTTGTCCAATCTGCTACGCCGCAGGAGACTGAAACTTGCGGTTTCGTGTTCATATAGATGCTTTCCCGTATCATCTCGGCCACCAGTGCGCCTTCCTCAGCTCGCATCCCCGGCAAATAAACAGCAAGCTCTTCTCCTCCCCACCGGGCGGCAATATCTTTGTCCCGGATCGTGGATCTAACTATATCACACACTTGCCTAAGAACGCGGTCCCCGCTTTGGTGCCCAAAGGTGTCGTTAACCTGTTTGAAATAGTCAATATCTACAATAATCAAGGTGCCAGATTCATCCTGCTTCTGAAGCCCCTGAACAACATCATCCAAATAATGGCGTGCATAAAGCCCTGTCAGCATATCTCGGTCGGCCATCAGCTGCACCTCAGCATGAAGTGAGGCATTGGCAACAGCCAGACCAATATGGCTCGCAAGCACCTGAAGAAGCTTATAGTTATCATATGAAAAATAATGGGCATTTCGATGGGCAAGCATAATGGTACCATTCACTTCTCCGCGAATAAAAACAGGTGCCGCGATCAGCGATCTAGCCCCAGTCACGTCCATCATCTTGGACTTAACCTTGCCGTATTTTTTGTAGTCGGACAATATGACCGGCTCCCGGGTGGAGAGAACTAACCCGCAAAAGCCGTAATCACTTGGAAAGGGCTCCTCATTCAGCGCAGGCACATTGGATGCCATAATCTTGAATTGATCCCTCTCCCGGTCCAGCTGAGACAAGCAGCAATATTCTGCTTTAAAAATGTGAATCAGCTCATCGGTCGTAAATTTGAATACCTCTTCCAGCCGCAAGCTACGATTAATTTGCTGCGCAAGCTCGTTAATCAAGCGCAGCTCATGAATCAGCAGATTGGATTGTTCATATAATCTGGCATTCTCAAACGCCGTCCCCGCCGTGTCTGCTAGAATATTAATGAGCTGAAGATCAATATCATCCGCTGCCTCCTTAGAGACGGTAAGGAGAAGCACCCCGTATGCCCCCTGCTTACCTACCAGAGGCACAGCGACCTCCAGAATGGGCCCGTCCTCTCCCAGAACCTCCTCTTTAAGCAGAGTAGCCTCCATAAAGGCTCTTACCGACAGCTTGTCACTGCTGTTCTTCCCTTCGAAGCGAAGCGATCTGATCCTGGAATCACGGCTAGGGTGATCCTGAGACATAAGCAGTTCTATATTAGCCTTTGGATAAAGCTCTGTCATAATATCAAACACTTCTGTCAGAACGGCATCAACATTAATCTTGTCGTGCAGCCGCTGTACCGCCCGAAATAGAGCGGCCCTTCGCTTGGCTTCACGATTGGCCTGCTTGCGGAGAATGAGCAAATCCACTACAAATAAATTCTCCAATGCTCGGTAGAAGCAGGAACGAAAAAACTTAGACTGCGCGGTAAACAAATTAAGGCTGTCGATACTGCTAAGGCCAACACAGACAAGTGCCGCGAAAATCTCACAGCTTCGCTTGGTCCGCACAGGAACGGCTACAGCTCCAACCCCTTCATATTCAGCTGTAGAAACAGCGCCTCGAGCCAAAGCAAGCTCTACAGCACGCTTGGCCGCCTTGACCTTATCATTCAGGCCAGGCACGGTTCCTTCCACCAGCTCTCCGGTATGGTCTGTAACAAACCACTCGCTTTCTTCCAGATCTTCGATCGGAAGAGCATCGGAAGCCCAAACGGAAAAGCCTGACTTCAGCAGCGGCTCTAGATAAGGAAAATCGTAATTGGTAATATCCAGTTCCTCCAGCCAGGAATTTGGAGCAGTAACAGGGTCCAGACTGCCGGAATTCGATGAAAGCGATACTGTTTGTTTATGCACCCCTGGATATTCACGAGGATATTCTGCCATAAGAAGCTCCTTAATAACGCCCTGTTCCGGCGGCGTAAATGTTCTTGCTCGAAAGGTAAATATTAAAAAAGCCATATGAATTTAACTTTCAATGGCTCCTCATCTCCTATATTCTACTATTTCCATGATCATTTTGCATTAACTATGAGTAAGAAACCGTGATTTTTTTAGTGCAAAAGCCCTATCGACAAAATATTACTTTTTCATTTATGGTTCGCCGCCTTGACTTTTAGTGGGGTTTTCATATAATATTTATTGTTGAAAAAGACTGGATAGAGTCTTTCCCAGGGCGTAATATTGTGTCACCCTCACGGAGTCGTAACTGACGTTGACAGCGGCTGAACTTTCATGTCAGTAGAGCGGAGCTTTCTATCCATCCGCCCATCATAACGGCATCCGGCGCAAAGTGTAGCCCCAAACTTAAATTTCTTTATAAAAGGAGTCTACCTATACAATGGCACGTTACACTGGTCCTAAATTTAAACTCAGCCGCCGCCTGGGCATTTCCCTGAGCGGTACTGGCAAAGAATTGAAGCGTCCGTTCCCTCCGGGACAACACGGACCGAACCAACGGAGAAAAATCAGCAACTACGGTATGCAGCTGCAAGAGAAACAAAAGCTTCGTCACATGTACGGCTTGGGTGAGAAGCAATTCCGCACCCTGTTCTCTAGAGCTCACAAAATGGCCGGTATTGCTGGTGAGAACTTCATGTTCTTGCTCGAAAGCCGTCTGGACAACCTCGTTTACCGTCTGGGATTCGCTAACTCCCGTGCAGGCGCACGTCAATTGGTATCCCACGGTCACGTAACAGTTAACGGTAAGAAAGTAGACGTTGCTTCCTACCTCGTTAACCCTGGCGATGTAATCGGTCTGCGTGAAAGAAGCCGCGGCTTGACTTCCGTTAAGGAAGCTCTGGAGAACCGCACGCATCTTCCAGCTTACCTGGAGTACAACGAGAATGCTGTAGAAGGCAAGTACATCCGTCTTCCTGAGCGTGCTGAGCTTTCTCAAGATATCGACGAGAAGCAAATCGTCGAATTCTACAACCGTTAATCTTCAAGAAGATAATCCCGGCTGCCCCTGGCAACCGGGATTTTTCTTATGCTCTGCCCCCTTCACGTTAGACAATTCGAAGCTTTGCGAATTTTCGCTTGCCCACTTGAACGATGTCCCCGTTAGAGACTGTTATCGCTGTGTTATAATCTTCAACCTTCTTCTCATTGAGCTTCATAGCTCCCTGCTGAATACTTCGTCTTGCTTCGCTGTTAGATGATGCAAAACCTAATAATGCAAGAAGCTTGATGGGATGAATACGCCCACTCTCAAGTTCAGAGAAGTGGATGTTCTTCTCTTCCACTTCCACCGGAAGAGACCGCTGCTGAAATACAGTAATAAAATGCTCCTGGGCAGCTTCAGCCGCATTCAGACCATGATACATCCGCACAAGGGTGTAAGCCAGCTTCATTTTCACATTACGGGGATGCAGTGTTCCTGTCTCTAGCCCTTCCTCAAGAAGAGTTAGCTCTTCATTAGACAAATCCGTAACCAGCATAAAGTACTTCGTCATTTGCTCATCCGGAATAGACATCGCCTTGCCGTAAATCTCATTGGGCGCTTCATCGATGCCAATGTAGTTCCCCAAGCTTTTGCTCATTTTCTTGACGCCATCCAATCCCTTAAGCAAAGGCGTCATCATCACAACCTGTGGCTCTAACGCGTATTCTTTCTGCAGGGTACGCCCCATGAGCAGATTGAATTTCTGATCCGTCCCGCCAAGCTCCACATCGCTTTGCAAGACCACCGAATCCATCCCCTGCATTAGCGGATAAAAGAACTCATGAATGCTGATCGGCGCCCCACTCTGGTATCGCTTTGTAAAATCATCCCGTTCCAGCATACGAGCCACAGTGACCTTGGCAGCCAGCTTAACTACATCCGAGAAGGTCATCGGAGACAACCATTCCGAATTAAAGAGAACCTGTGTTTTCTCGGGATCAAGAATTTTAAAAATCTGCTGCCGGTAGGTCTCGGCATTACGAAGCACATCCTCTTCCGTAAGCTCCTTTCGCGTCTCTGATTTGCCCGTAGGATCGCCAATTCGGCCCGTAAAATCACCGATGATTAGCTGAACCTGATGTCCGAGCTCCTGAAATTGACGGAGCTTCTGCATCACTACCGTGTGTCCAATGTGAATATCAGGTGCTGAAGGGTCGAGCCCCAGCTTAACCTTTAGAGGCACGCCGCTAATTACGGATTTCATGACTTTACGCTCTAGCGCCTCTTCCGGTACAATCTCCACAACACCTCTGGCCAGACACTTTAGCTGCCTCTTCACTTCCTCTGCTTGAGCATGGGTTAATTCCTTCCCATCCATCTCTTCTTAACCTCCCTATCGCGCTTAAATATCAACAAACACAAAAAGGCTCCTTCTCATCCCAAGGGACGAGAAGGAGCACCCGCGTTACCACCCTAGTTAAAACCGCATGAGCTAAAACAAACTTTAGCCTTACGGTTTTCACCTCATTCTTATAACGGCCACCCGATGCGAACTACTGACGAGCCTCACAGGCCTCATGTTCATCCGCACAGCTCCAGACGGTAATTCAAAGGGGGCCGCTCCTCGGTTCGCACCATCCACCGTTTCTCTGCACAGCCGGTAATCCACCTTCTACTAAGTCCTTCTAAGCTTTTTGCATATTTAGCTTTAAAGATCTTTATAACATAATCAGATAATAAAAACAATACAGGTGAGCACGGACTTTGGCCCTAATCCATCCTTACCAGGTCAAAAGTCCAGTTCAAACTGATATTTTTATGCTATAATGTTGCTGTTATAAAGGAGGATGCCCATGGCACTAAAGAAAGAAAAGAATCCGGACAAGCAAT from Paenibacillus sp. CAA11 encodes:
- the tyrS gene encoding tyrosine--tRNA ligase, whose product is MDGKELTHAQAEEVKRQLKCLARGVVEIVPEEALERKVMKSVISGVPLKVKLGLDPSAPDIHIGHTVVMQKLRQFQELGHQVQLIIGDFTGRIGDPTGKSETRKELTEEDVLRNAETYRQQIFKILDPEKTQVLFNSEWLSPMTFSDVVKLAAKVTVARMLERDDFTKRYQSGAPISIHEFFYPLMQGMDSVVLQSDVELGGTDQKFNLLMGRTLQKEYALEPQVVMMTPLLKGLDGVKKMSKSLGNYIGIDEAPNEIYGKAMSIPDEQMTKYFMLVTDLSNEELTLLEEGLETGTLHPRNVKMKLAYTLVRMYHGLNAAEAAQEHFITVFQQRSLPVEVEEKNIHFSELESGRIHPIKLLALLGFASSNSEARRSIQQGAMKLNEKKVEDYNTAITVSNGDIVQVGKRKFAKLRIV
- a CDS encoding YlaN family protein, producing MTLSDLQEQLNLKALSLLQEDADKIEKLIEVQMENLATRYCPLYEEVLDTQMFGFSKEVDFAVRAGLVDELVGKQILSKLERNLALLYEALNNKE
- a CDS encoding HPr family phosphocarrier protein — its product is MATNNEAVVEIAQTAGKFSSSIVLQADNKYIDVKSILGLFTTLVSSHSYELHVHGPDAEEAKKALVEVFAKHNLKVEVVSE
- a CDS encoding sensor domain-containing diguanylate cyclase; the encoded protein is MAFLIFTFRARTFTPPEQGVIKELLMAEYPREYPGVHKQTVSLSSNSGSLDPVTAPNSWLEELDITNYDFPYLEPLLKSGFSVWASDALPIEDLEESEWFVTDHTGELVEGTVPGLNDKVKAAKRAVELALARGAVSTAEYEGVGAVAVPVRTKRSCEIFAALVCVGLSSIDSLNLFTAQSKFFRSCFYRALENLFVVDLLILRKQANREAKRRAALFRAVQRLHDKINVDAVLTEVFDIMTELYPKANIELLMSQDHPSRDSRIRSLRFEGKNSSDKLSVRAFMEATLLKEEVLGEDGPILEVAVPLVGKQGAYGVLLLTVSKEAADDIDLQLINILADTAGTAFENARLYEQSNLLIHELRLINELAQQINRSLRLEEVFKFTTDELIHIFKAEYCCLSQLDRERDQFKIMASNVPALNEEPFPSDYGFCGLVLSTREPVILSDYKKYGKVKSKMMDVTGARSLIAAPVFIRGEVNGTIMLAHRNAHYFSYDNYKLLQVLASHIGLAVANASLHAEVQLMADRDMLTGLYARHYLDDVVQGLQKQDESGTLIIVDIDYFKQVNDTFGHQSGDRVLRQVCDIVRSTIRDKDIAARWGGEELAVYLPGMRAEEGALVAEMIRESIYMNTKPQVSVSCGVADWTSTDAKISVEALFYRADMALYRAKNGGRNRVEVADLDEDGTGISKLYEREDIL
- a CDS encoding aminopeptidase; protein product: MKDPRIQKLAQNLVGYSVKVQPGENVLVEMIGSERDLINAIVEEVAKHGGNPFVQLTDKTTQRAMLMNATEEQIKTWADIDLNRMKKMHCYIGIRAGENVNDLADVPEEKMRLYNTLYNHPVHSEQRVKHTKWVVLRYPNASMAQLANMSTEAFEDFYFDVCNLDYAKMDRAQDALAALMKRTDKVRIVGPGTDLQFSIKGIDAIKCSGECNIPDGEVYTAPIRDSVNGTISYNAASLYNGITFENVSFRFENGRIVEATSNDNERINEILNSDEGARYIGEFAIGFNPYILHPMKDTLFDEKIAGSLHFTPGQAYEIADNGNRSSIHWDLVLIQRPEYGGGEIYFDDRLIRKDGIFVLPELEALNPENLK
- the ltrA gene encoding group II intron reverse transcriptase/maturase produces the protein MKAEYRKGYLQRDSVEREEHAGVRSAGTRERKERGGATDLLEQILDRDNLNRAYKQVKRNHGAPGIDGMTVEDALPWLQEHRDELLQKIREGRYKPSPVRRKEIPKADGSGVRKLGIPTVVDRVIQQAVAQQLQPLFEPLFSEGSYGYRPGRSAQQAIRKVKDYAEQGYGYAVEIDLSKYFDTLNHELLMHLLRKQIQDRRVTELIKRYLKSGVMENGVHCKTEEGSPQGGPLSPLLANIYLNEFDQEMKGRGVNVIRYADDIVVLAKSKRAAVRLLESCGKYLETKLRLQINTQKSKVGSVVARKHFKFLGFALGKNKNGMYIRAHGQSLAKAKKKLKELTSRSQGRNVRQVMEKVKVYIRGWIGYYYVADMKRILQSWSEWLRRRLRMYIWKQWKKPRTKVQNLRKLGIPEWQAYQWGNSRLGYWRIAGSPVLSRSITNKKLVQAGYYDFPAQYERLRKLHLCG
- the rpsD gene encoding 30S ribosomal protein S4, with the translated sequence MARYTGPKFKLSRRLGISLSGTGKELKRPFPPGQHGPNQRRKISNYGMQLQEKQKLRHMYGLGEKQFRTLFSRAHKMAGIAGENFMFLLESRLDNLVYRLGFANSRAGARQLVSHGHVTVNGKKVDVASYLVNPGDVIGLRERSRGLTSVKEALENRTHLPAYLEYNENAVEGKYIRLPERAELSQDIDEKQIVEFYNR